One genomic window of Bacteroidales bacterium includes the following:
- a CDS encoding radical SAM/SPASM domain-containing protein, whose protein sequence is MELKHFKKIYVEITNVCNLRCSFCSACNRDPGFMPLTLFAEVIKKIHKHTNYICLHVKGEPLLHPQLIDMLDICHEYKLRVALVTNGILLSDKSEMLLSKSALRQINISLHCYPEIQNSENKNNYIKEVIAFTKKAVLQSDKTISLRFWNVKNENQNNYQDNQTILYEIEKAFAPGLDLMHKIEPRKGLKLHERLYINSDYEFSWPNLTDNYDEPKGTCYGLRYQIAILYNGTVSPCCLDAEGIINLGNIKNNEIQQIFNSDKAQKIYNGFLNNTRIETLCRKCRFIEKFN, encoded by the coding sequence ATGGAACTGAAGCATTTTAAAAAAATTTATGTTGAAATTACTAACGTATGTAACCTTCGTTGCAGCTTTTGTTCTGCCTGTAACAGAGATCCAGGATTTATGCCGTTAACATTATTTGCTGAGGTTATAAAAAAAATACATAAGCATACCAACTATATTTGCCTGCATGTAAAGGGCGAACCTTTACTTCATCCGCAATTAATCGACATGCTCGACATATGTCACGAGTATAAACTACGTGTGGCTTTGGTTACCAATGGCATCCTTCTATCCGATAAGAGTGAGATGTTACTGTCGAAATCTGCACTACGACAAATAAATATATCATTACACTGTTATCCGGAAATACAAAATTCTGAAAATAAAAACAACTACATCAAAGAAGTAATAGCGTTTACAAAAAAAGCTGTTTTGCAATCTGACAAAACGATTTCGCTGCGATTCTGGAATGTTAAAAACGAAAATCAAAACAATTATCAAGACAATCAGACAATTCTTTATGAAATAGAAAAAGCATTTGCTCCCGGGTTAGATTTGATGCATAAAATAGAACCGCGAAAGGGTTTGAAACTGCATGAAAGATTATACATTAATTCCGATTACGAATTTTCATGGCCCAATCTTACCGACAATTATGATGAACCTAAAGGTACATGTTATGGTCTGCGTTATCAAATAGCAATTTTATACAACGGAACAGTTTCGCCATGCTGCCTCGATGCCGAAGGAATTATAAATCTCGGAAATATTAAGAATAATGAAATACAGCAGATTTTTAACTCAGACAAAGCACAAAAAATATATAATGGATTTTTAAACAATACCCGCATTGAAACACTATGCCGCAAATGCCGGTTTATTGAAAAATTTA